Within the Candidatus Methylomirabilis sp. genome, the region TGGCCCTCGCCCTCGCCCGGCACGGAGCCGATGTGCTCGTGAACAGCCGCAAGCCGGAGGGAGCGGAGGCGGTGGCCGGGGCCGTCCGGGAGCTGGGGCGGCGCGCCGCCGCACTGCCCGCCGACGTGAGCGATCCGGCCGCCGTCGCGCACCTTGCGGAGGGGGCGGCCGCCTTCGCCCCCCATCTCGATATCCTGGTCCTGAACGCCGGCGTGAGCCCGGTCTACGCCCGGGCCGAGGCGCACCGCCTCGAGGACTGGCGGGCCGTCCTGGACACGAACCTGACCGGCGCCTTCCTGTGCGCCCGCGCCTTCGCCCCCCGTCTCACCGCCCGGCCGGGCGGGCGCGTCCTGGTCATGGCGTCCATCGGCGGGCTGGTGGGCCTCCCCCGGCTGGCCGCCTATAATGCCACGAAGGGGGGGCTGCTGCAACTGACGCGCACGCTGGCCCTGGAGTGGGCGCAGCACGGGGTGACCGTGAACGCGCTGGCCCCGGGCTTCATCGAGACCGACCTGACCGCGGGCCTCCGGGAGCACCCGGCGTTGCGGGAAAAGTTGCTGGCGCGGGTCCCCCTCGGGAGGTTCGGCACCCCCGAGGAGGTGGCGGCCGCCGCGCTCTTCCTCGTCTCGGATGCCGCCGCCTACATCACCGGGACCGTCCTGACCGTGGATGGGGGCTGGACGGCGTCCTAGGCCGCCGGTTTTCCCCTTGCCTCGGAATGGCCTTTCCGATACGCTGGCGAGCGCTGTCGTGGGGTCGCGGCCCCGGGAGGTTCCGGTGGAGAAGGTGGTGGCCGTGGGGGCCGATCACGCCGGCTTTGCCCTCAAGGAAGATCTGAAGGCCTACCTGAAGGAGCAGGGCTACGAGATCCGGGACCTGGGAACCGACTCGCTCGAGTCGGTGGACTACCCCGACTTTGCCGCGGCCGTGGCGGGCGCGGTCGCCTCGGGGGAGGTCCCGTGGGGCCTCCTCGTCTGCGGGACGGGGATCGGGATGGCCATCACAGCCAACAAGATCCCGGGGGTCCGGGCCGCCTGCTGCTCCGACCCGTTCTCGGCCCGCATGGCCCGGGCCCACAACGACGCCAACGTCCTCACCATGGGGGGCCGGGTGGTGGGGTCCGGCCTGGCCCGCGAGATCGTGAGAGCCTGGTTGGAGAGCCACTTCGAGGGGGGTCGGCACGCCCGGCGGACGGCCAAGATTTCGGCGCTCGAGGGGCGCGTCGGCGGAGGGACGGCGAGGAAGCGGTCGGCGCCCGGCGGGTCGGGACCGGCCGGTAGTGAGGGGCGGGAGGCGTGACAGGAGGGGAAGAGGATGCCGACGATCGCGTACGTGCTCATCGAGGCAGCATCCGATAAGGCCCGGAGCGCACTGAAGGCCATCCAGAAGATCCCGGGCGTGAAGATGGCCCACGCCGTCACCGGCCCCTACGACATCATCGCCCACGTGGAGGCCGCGAGCATCGACGCGCTGGGAAAGGTCGTCCTCTCCAAAATCCGGACGATCAACGGTATCACCAAGACCCTCACCTGCGTGGCCGTCGAGGTTCGGTAGGCCCCGCGTCTCGAACCAGCGCGCCGCAGGCGGGGAGCCTGCGGCGCGCTGTCTTTTCAGCGGAGCAGTCCGCGGAATGTCCGTGGCGTTGGATCGCGCCCGCTCCTGCTGCTCCAATGATTTGCATCGAGGATGGCAGTCGAGCCGCGGGTGGCGCCGGGCGGCGCCGGCGCCAGGACCCGGACCGTGTCACGTTGATTCGGTCGTGTGCATTAGCCCGCGAGACGGAGGCCGAGCTCGACGAGGGTGCGGACGGCGACGCCGGTGCCGCCCTTGACCCGGTAGCCCTTCTCCTTGTCGGTCTCGAAGGTGCCGGCGATGTCCAGGTGGACCCAGGGGGTCTGGTCGACGAAGTGCGCCAGGAACTTCGCGGCGGTGATGGCGCCGCCCTTCCGCCCCCCGGTGTTCTTGATCTCGGCCACGTCGCTCTTGATCAGCTCGTCGTACTCCTCGTCCATGGGGAGCGGCCAGACCTTCTCGCCCGCCGCGTCGCTCGCCTCGCGGACGGCGGCCAGCCACGCCTCGTCGTTGGCAAACGCCCCGCTCCGGATCGTTCCCAGCGCCACGACGCAGGCTCCCGTCAGGGTGGCAATGTCCACCAGGCGCGCCGCGCCCTCCCGTCGCGCGTAGGTGAGGGCGTCGGCCAGGATGAGGCGACCCTCCGCGTCCGTGTTGATGACCTCGATCGTCTTCCCGCTCATCGCCCGCAGGATGTCCCCCGGCCGGGTCGCGGTTCCGCTGGGCATGTTCTCCACGGCGGGGATGACCCCCAGGACGTGGACCTTCGCCCGGAGG harbors:
- the rpiB gene encoding ribose 5-phosphate isomerase B, producing MEKVVAVGADHAGFALKEDLKAYLKEQGYEIRDLGTDSLESVDYPDFAAAVAGAVASGEVPWGLLVCGTGIGMAITANKIPGVRAACCSDPFSARMARAHNDANVLTMGGRVVGSGLAREIVRAWLESHFEGGRHARRTAKISALEGRVGGGTARKRSAPGGSGPAGSEGREA
- a CDS encoding SDR family NAD(P)-dependent oxidoreductase, with translation MSRAPLCDLTGRVALVTGASRGIGRAVALALARHGADVLVNSRKPEGAEAVAGAVRELGRRAAALPADVSDPAAVAHLAEGAAAFAPHLDILVLNAGVSPVYARAEAHRLEDWRAVLDTNLTGAFLCARAFAPRLTARPGGRVLVMASIGGLVGLPRLAAYNATKGGLLQLTRTLALEWAQHGVTVNALAPGFIETDLTAGLREHPALREKLLARVPLGRFGTPEEVAAAALFLVSDAAAYITGTVLTVDGGWTAS
- a CDS encoding Lrp/AsnC ligand binding domain-containing protein — translated: MPTIAYVLIEAASDKARSALKAIQKIPGVKMAHAVTGPYDIIAHVEAASIDALGKVVLSKIRTINGITKTLTCVAVEVR